A single window of Rubripirellula lacrimiformis DNA harbors:
- the proC gene encoding pyrroline-5-carboxylate reductase, with the protein MMSEAINLAVIGGGQMGRALVSGMLAADVVQGDHVRLVDRNPASKQWWATNHPEVVITDLPAAVSDSDVVLLAVKPHGMESVAKQKGRFWNKKLVMSVAAGVSLGSLGQWIGHERVVRVMPNTPCLVGLGACGYCVPEGFPDADIAIVEAMLGAVGISVKVLEKQMDAVTGVSGSGPAYVFLMIEAMADGGVKAGLPRPLAMQLATQTVMGAAKMVAETGRHPGELKDSVASPGGTTIAALATLEHNGFRSAVIEAVAAAANRSRELGG; encoded by the coding sequence ATGATGAGTGAAGCAATCAATTTGGCGGTCATCGGCGGAGGCCAAATGGGCCGAGCACTCGTCAGCGGCATGTTGGCCGCCGACGTGGTTCAAGGCGATCATGTCCGGCTGGTCGACCGCAATCCCGCCAGCAAGCAGTGGTGGGCTACAAACCATCCCGAGGTGGTGATCACCGATCTGCCCGCCGCGGTCAGTGACAGCGATGTCGTCCTGTTAGCTGTTAAACCGCATGGAATGGAAAGCGTTGCCAAGCAAAAGGGCCGTTTCTGGAACAAAAAACTGGTGATGTCTGTTGCGGCGGGTGTCAGTCTGGGGTCGCTTGGCCAATGGATCGGCCATGAACGGGTGGTACGCGTCATGCCCAATACGCCCTGTTTGGTGGGGCTGGGGGCCTGTGGGTACTGTGTCCCCGAAGGCTTTCCCGATGCGGATATTGCGATCGTCGAAGCCATGTTGGGCGCCGTCGGCATTTCAGTCAAAGTGCTGGAAAAGCAAATGGATGCCGTCACCGGAGTCAGCGGATCAGGCCCAGCCTATGTGTTTTTGATGATCGAAGCGATGGCCGACGGCGGAGTCAAAGCAGGTCTGCCAAGACCTTTGGCGATGCAATTGGCGACCCAAACCGTGATGGGGGCCGCCAAAATGGTCGCGGAAACAGGGCGACACCCCGGTGAATTGAAAGATTCGGTGGCCAGCCCCGGAGGTACGACCATTGCCGCTTTGGCGACCCTAGAACACAATGGGTTCCGATCGGCAGTCATCGAGGCTGTCGCTGCCGCCGCCAACCGAAGTCGCGAACTAGGTGGTTGA
- a CDS encoding Trm112 family protein, translated as MLRCPIDGSQLHLVDDSLVKRINEAIEKGELRDRQDQKISDPIDGGLTTQRGNQIYPVRGSIPTLVADAAFQFENGG; from the coding sequence ATGTTGCGCTGCCCGATCGACGGCAGCCAGCTTCATTTAGTCGACGATTCACTGGTCAAACGCATCAACGAAGCCATCGAAAAGGGCGAACTCCGGGACCGCCAGGACCAGAAGATTTCCGATCCGATCGACGGGGGGTTAACCACCCAGAGAGGAAACCAGATCTACCCTGTTCGGGGCAGCATCCCGACCCTAGTGGCCGATGCCGCGTTCCAGTTTGAAAACGGAGGGTAA
- the rplL gene encoding 50S ribosomal protein L7/L12, with product MSDETAVVEVSAETKEMGDKIAELTLKQAKELSDYLKDAYGIEPAAGGGGVMMVAGDGEGAAAAAEQTEFDVILTGFGDKKLNVVKVVKNLTGASLMEAKKMVEGCPATLKEAVSKEDAEKVKAEIEEAGGSVELK from the coding sequence ATGTCTGACGAAACCGCCGTCGTAGAAGTTAGCGCCGAAACCAAAGAAATGGGCGATAAGATCGCCGAACTGACTCTTAAGCAAGCCAAAGAGCTTAGCGACTACCTCAAGGATGCCTACGGCATCGAGCCCGCTGCGGGCGGTGGTGGTGTCATGATGGTCGCAGGCGACGGCGAAGGCGCCGCAGCTGCTGCCGAACAAACTGAATTCGACGTCATCCTGACCGGATTCGGCGACAAGAAGCTGAACGTCGTGAAGGTTGTTAAGAACCTGACCGGTGCTTCGCTGATGGAAGCCAAGAAGATGGTCGAAGGCTGCCCTGCAACACTGAAAGAAGCAGTGTCCAAGGAAGACGCCGAAAAGGTCAAAGCCGAAATCGAAGAAGCCGGTGGCTCCGTCGAACTGAAGTAG
- the rplJ gene encoding 50S ribosomal protein L10, with translation MSKYVKELVTRDIKRRLEGVEDAVLVSCVGMDANTTNELRGELEQKDIHMLVVKNSLARRASEGTQLHTAFEGASGQVGVCWGSSDFVSLVKELVKLDKDKEKYNKFVADSGVMDGEKLDADGLKAVSKWPNRQEQISMLVGQILGPGSQLSGAMLGPGKKLNSQIKKKSEGDE, from the coding sequence ATGAGTAAATACGTCAAAGAACTCGTGACTCGCGACATCAAGCGTCGGCTCGAAGGAGTCGAAGATGCTGTCCTGGTCAGCTGTGTGGGGATGGACGCCAACACGACCAACGAGCTTCGCGGCGAGTTGGAACAGAAGGACATCCACATGCTGGTTGTCAAAAACTCACTGGCCCGTCGGGCTAGCGAAGGAACCCAGTTGCATACTGCCTTCGAAGGGGCCTCTGGCCAAGTCGGAGTTTGCTGGGGTTCGTCAGACTTTGTTTCGCTTGTCAAAGAACTTGTCAAGCTAGACAAGGACAAAGAGAAGTACAACAAATTCGTCGCTGACAGCGGCGTGATGGATGGCGAAAAGCTGGACGCCGATGGGCTGAAGGCCGTCAGCAAATGGCCTAACCGCCAAGAACAAATTTCGATGCTGGTTGGTCAGATTCTTGGCCCTGGATCGCAACTATCCGGTGCAATGCTCGGACCGGGCAAGAAACTTAACAGCCAAATCAAGAAGAAGAGTGAAGGCGACGAATAG
- the rplA gene encoding 50S ribosomal protein L1 translates to MGKKSKRYRASLEKQPKEALPLSQAVEALKKYDSTKFDQTVEVHMRLGVDPNQADQIIRGSLVLPNGIGKTQRVVVFAKGDAAKAAEEAGADEVGQDDLAKKIKDGWTDFDVCIAAPDMMGLVGPLGRVLGPRGLMPSPRAGTVTPDVAKVVGEYKAGKVEFRNDKGGNVHAMVGKMSFDSEKLVENIKAFTNFIEGLKPQSVKGAYVRGVAICATMSPSVRVAG, encoded by the coding sequence ATGGGTAAAAAATCCAAGCGCTATCGCGCTTCGCTTGAAAAGCAACCAAAAGAAGCACTCCCGCTAAGCCAAGCGGTTGAGGCTTTGAAGAAATACGATTCGACCAAGTTCGACCAAACTGTCGAAGTCCACATGCGTTTGGGCGTCGACCCGAACCAAGCGGATCAAATCATCCGCGGTTCGCTGGTTCTGCCAAACGGCATCGGCAAGACACAACGTGTTGTCGTGTTCGCCAAAGGCGACGCAGCGAAGGCAGCCGAAGAAGCCGGTGCGGACGAAGTCGGACAAGACGACCTGGCCAAGAAGATCAAAGATGGCTGGACCGACTTCGATGTCTGTATCGCCGCTCCCGACATGATGGGCCTTGTTGGTCCCCTGGGACGCGTTCTCGGACCTCGCGGATTGATGCCCAGCCCACGTGCCGGAACCGTCACTCCCGACGTCGCCAAAGTGGTCGGCGAATACAAAGCTGGTAAAGTCGAATTCCGAAACGACAAGGGCGGCAACGTCCATGCGATGGTCGGAAAGATGAGCTTCGATTCAGAAAAGCTTGTCGAAAACATCAAAGCGTTTACCAATTTCATCGAAGGCCTCAAGCCTCAATCGGTCAAAGGGGCATACGTTCGGGGAGTTGCCATCTGTGCAACGATGAGCCCAAGCGTACGAGTGGCCGGGTAG
- a CDS encoding uracil-DNA glycosylase family protein, translating into MPVRPKSNVTGGVRKKLIAAARRLSKDVDALSFADPVSHVYNPLDYAWKSHQAYLSKINDQGVRIVLLGMNPGPWGMAQTGVPFGEIAAARDWMGINEPVKHPVNEHPKRPIQGFDCPRSEVSGRRLWGLFSERFESADAFFSEHFVVNYCPLVFMESTARNRTPDKLPASEREPLDAACDRHLKSVLKAVQPEIAIGVGAYAEKCLQRTIADMPDEIAIARILHPSPASPAANKDWAGSATQQLIDAGVWN; encoded by the coding sequence ATGCCTGTCCGACCCAAATCCAACGTCACCGGCGGAGTGCGAAAGAAGCTGATCGCGGCCGCCCGAAGGTTATCCAAGGACGTCGATGCGTTGTCGTTCGCCGATCCGGTTTCGCACGTCTACAACCCGCTGGACTACGCCTGGAAATCTCACCAAGCGTATCTGTCGAAGATCAACGATCAGGGCGTCCGCATCGTCTTGTTGGGCATGAATCCGGGGCCATGGGGGATGGCCCAAACCGGTGTGCCGTTCGGCGAAATCGCAGCGGCCCGCGACTGGATGGGAATCAACGAACCGGTCAAACATCCCGTCAACGAACACCCCAAACGACCGATCCAAGGGTTCGATTGCCCGCGCAGCGAAGTCAGCGGACGCCGTCTTTGGGGCCTATTTTCAGAGCGTTTCGAGAGTGCCGACGCGTTTTTCAGCGAACACTTTGTCGTCAACTATTGCCCGCTGGTGTTCATGGAATCGACGGCAAGAAACCGTACGCCCGACAAACTGCCGGCGTCCGAACGTGAACCGCTAGACGCTGCCTGCGATCGGCATTTGAAATCCGTCTTGAAAGCGGTGCAGCCCGAAATTGCGATTGGCGTGGGTGCCTATGCCGAGAAATGCTTGCAGCGAACGATCGCCGATATGCCCGATGAAATCGCGATCGCGCGTATCTTGCACCCCAGCCCGGCATCACCGGCTGCGAACAAAGATTGGGCCGGATCGGCGACCCAACAATTGATCGATGCGGGCGTTTGGAACTAG
- a CDS encoding TylF/MycF/NovP-related O-methyltransferase, with the protein MIHQFKTWKRRRRAARQERKLADPSCYPADMDRDAVEAIASVREFTMTSTERIYGLCEAVRYISETGIEGDIVECGVWRGGSMMAIAKMLEGSGTTHRNLHLFDTFEGMSEPTDADVSVDGETAVEQLAAEDRSDAKSVWCVASLQDVQSNMQKTNYPANKVHYHVGKVEETIPTAAPEKIALLRLDTDWYESTAHEMEHLFPRLADGGVLIIDDYGHWQGARRAVDDYFAKHNIGMMLHRLDYTGRIGIHHNGVKRSAAGVLNREVA; encoded by the coding sequence GTGATTCACCAATTCAAAACCTGGAAACGACGGCGGCGGGCTGCTAGACAGGAACGCAAACTGGCTGATCCAAGCTGTTACCCGGCCGATATGGACCGCGATGCCGTCGAAGCGATTGCTTCGGTTCGCGAATTCACGATGACGTCGACCGAACGAATCTATGGCCTTTGCGAAGCGGTTCGCTACATCAGCGAGACTGGGATCGAAGGTGACATCGTTGAATGTGGTGTGTGGCGTGGTGGCAGCATGATGGCGATCGCCAAGATGCTAGAAGGATCGGGGACGACCCACCGCAATCTGCACCTTTTCGACACGTTCGAAGGGATGAGCGAGCCGACCGATGCGGATGTGTCGGTCGACGGCGAAACCGCGGTCGAGCAATTGGCGGCCGAAGATCGCAGCGATGCGAAATCGGTGTGGTGCGTCGCATCGCTGCAAGACGTGCAGTCGAACATGCAGAAGACAAACTATCCGGCCAACAAAGTTCACTATCACGTCGGCAAGGTCGAAGAAACCATCCCCACCGCCGCTCCGGAAAAGATCGCTCTGCTGCGACTCGATACCGATTGGTACGAATCGACGGCCCACGAAATGGAACATCTGTTTCCTCGCTTGGCCGACGGTGGCGTGTTGATCATCGATGATTACGGACATTGGCAGGGAGCCCGTCGGGCAGTCGATGACTACTTTGCCAAACATAACATCGGAATGATGCTGCATCGGTTGGACTACACCGGCCGAATCGGCATCCATCACAACGGTGTCAAGCGATCCGCCGCGGGAGTTCTAAATCGTGAAGTTGCTTAA
- a CDS encoding class I SAM-dependent methyltransferase — MKLLNVGCGRCYHPAWTNIDLVAATPEVRAYDLRRGLPYADHSFDGVYHSHVLEHLSPDAARSMLRECRRVLSPGGVLRVVVPDLEGITQQYLQTLHQADLSDGDPESLAKHRWMTLELIDQMTRQSSGGLMGQTIRQPEATPTEFIESRLGHQVSGNAKVKNRKTIAMRVTRCLSDARKQLALAAVTLIDGSSGRAAYREGRFRQSGEIHRWMYDRVSLGRLLVELGFDAPRPCRAEESRIHHFDSYQLDRDGESIRKPDSLFFEAVKPIASAVPASSESAARAA, encoded by the coding sequence GTGAAGTTGCTTAACGTTGGCTGCGGACGCTGTTACCACCCTGCCTGGACGAACATCGATCTGGTGGCGGCGACACCCGAAGTGCGCGCCTATGATCTGCGCCGTGGATTGCCCTACGCCGATCACTCGTTCGACGGTGTCTATCACTCGCACGTCCTGGAACACCTAAGCCCGGATGCGGCTCGGTCCATGCTGCGGGAATGTCGCCGAGTGCTTAGCCCCGGCGGTGTGCTGCGCGTTGTCGTGCCTGATCTAGAAGGCATCACGCAACAGTATCTGCAGACGCTTCATCAAGCCGACCTCAGTGACGGGGATCCCGAATCGCTGGCCAAACACCGCTGGATGACCCTGGAACTGATCGACCAGATGACACGCCAATCCAGTGGTGGTTTGATGGGCCAGACCATTCGTCAGCCCGAAGCAACACCGACCGAGTTCATCGAGAGCCGGTTGGGGCATCAGGTCAGCGGCAACGCGAAGGTCAAGAATCGCAAGACAATCGCAATGCGAGTGACGCGATGTTTGTCCGATGCACGCAAACAGTTGGCTCTGGCTGCGGTCACCTTGATCGACGGATCCTCGGGGCGGGCTGCCTACCGCGAGGGTCGGTTCCGTCAATCGGGCGAAATCCATCGATGGATGTATGACCGCGTATCGCTAGGCCGATTGCTGGTCGAACTTGGATTCGATGCGCCACGACCTTGTCGTGCCGAAGAGAGCCGGATCCATCACTTCGATAGCTACCAGCTAGACCGTGATGGCGAGTCCATCCGAAAACCGGATTCGCTGTTCTTCGAAGCGGTCAAGCCGATCGCTTCGGCAGTCCCAGCCAGTTCCGAATCTGCGGCGCGGGCAGCCTAG